Proteins from one Mus pahari chromosome 10, PAHARI_EIJ_v1.1, whole genome shotgun sequence genomic window:
- the Gpd1l gene encoding glycerol-3-phosphate dehydrogenase 1-like protein: protein MAAAPLKVCIVGSGNWGSAVAKIIGSNVKTLQKFSSTVKMWVFEETVNGRKLTDIINNDHENVKYLPGHKLPENVVAVPNLSEAVQDADLLVFVIPHQFIHKICDEITGRVPEKALGITLIKGIDEGPDGLKLISDIIREKMGIDISVLMGANIASEVAAEKFCETTIGSKVIQNGLLFKELLQTPNFRITVVDDADTVELCGALKNIVAVGAGFCDGLRCGDNTKAAVIRLGLMEMIAFAKIFCKGQVSTATFLESCGVADLITTCYGGRNRRVAEAFARTGKTIEELEKELLNGQKLQGPQTSAEVYRILKQKGLLDKFPLFTAVYQICYEGRPVTQMLSCLQSHPEHI, encoded by the exons GGGATCAGCTGTCGCGAAAATCATCGGCAGCAACGTGAAGACCCTGCAGAAGTTCTCCTCCACCGTCAAGATGTGGGTCTTTGAGGAGACCGTGAATGGGAGAAAGCTGACAGACATTATCAACAATGACCACGAAAACGTGAAGTATCTCCCAGGACACAAGCTGCCAGAGAATGTG GTCGCTGTCCCAAACCTCAGCGAAGCCGTGCAGGACGCGGACCTACTGGTGTTCGTCATCCCTCACCAGTTCATCCACAAGATCTGCGATGAGATTACAGGCAGGGTGCCCGAGAAGGCCCTGGGAATCACCCTCATCAAG GGCATAGATGAGGGCCCCGATGGGCTGAAGCTCATCTCCGACATCATCCGAGAGAAGATGGGAATTGACATCAGTGTGCTGATGGGGGCCAACATCGCCAGTGAGGTCGCTGCGGAGAAGTTCTGCGAGACCACCATTG GCAGCAAAGTGATACAGAATGGCCTTCTCTTCAAAGAGCTGCTGCAGACGCCCAACTTCAGAATCACTGTGGTGGACGACGCGGACACTGTGGAGCTTTGCGGTGCTCTTAAG AACATCGTTGCTGTGGGAGCTGGCTTCTGCGATGGCCTCCGCTGTGGGGACAACACCAAGGCTGCCGTCATCCGCCTGGGCCTCATGGAAATGATTGCTTTCGCCAAGATCTTCTGTAAGGGCCAGGTGTCTACGGCCACCTTCTTGGAGAGCTGCGGGGTGGCTGACCTCATCACCACCTGCTACGGAGGGCGGAACCGCAGGGTGGCAGAGGCCTTCGCCAGGACCGGGAAG ACCATagaagagctggagaaggagctgctgAACGGGCAGAAGCTGCAGGGACCTCAGACCTCTGCGGAGGTTTACCGCATCCTCAAGCAGAAGGGGCTGCTGGACAA GTTTCCCCTCTTCACTGCAGTGTATCAGATCTGCTATGAAGGCAGGCCTGTCACGCAGATGCTgtcctgcctgcagagccacccgGAGCACAtctga